A genomic segment from Alkalilimnicola ehrlichii MLHE-1 encodes:
- the soxZ gene encoding thiosulfate oxidation carrier complex protein SoxZ, with amino-acid sequence MAKTFLTELSLSRRRLLRHGATGLLAGASLWVIPAAVWARQSWERLEAARAVVGERTPRTDGIALELPAVSEDGSSVRLHVSVDSAMSGEDRVEAIHLYALRNPSPPIATFRFSPRAGKAAVTTRIRLNESQTVLALAEMSDGSVRMAEQQARVTVSGCLLRDDTYGNGDHQGGLPEPRVRMPRQLSVGEPGEVITLINHPMETGLREDEQGEPIPERIIHRFQAELDGEPVVEAELMRSLAANPYIRFYFQAETAGELRLRWEEDTGASAESRQPVSPG; translated from the coding sequence ATGGCGAAGACATTCCTCACCGAGCTTTCCCTCAGCCGCCGGCGCCTGCTGCGCCATGGCGCTACCGGGCTGCTGGCGGGCGCCTCCCTGTGGGTGATCCCCGCTGCCGTGTGGGCTCGTCAGAGCTGGGAGCGCCTGGAGGCGGCCCGCGCCGTCGTCGGGGAACGCACCCCGCGCACCGACGGCATTGCCCTGGAGTTGCCCGCGGTCTCCGAGGACGGCAGCTCGGTACGCCTGCACGTCAGTGTGGACAGCGCCATGTCCGGGGAGGACCGCGTGGAGGCGATCCACCTTTACGCGCTTCGCAACCCGTCACCACCGATCGCCACCTTCCGCTTCTCGCCGCGGGCCGGCAAGGCGGCGGTCACCACCCGGATCCGGCTCAATGAGTCGCAGACGGTGCTGGCCCTGGCGGAGATGAGCGACGGCAGCGTCCGGATGGCGGAGCAGCAGGCCCGGGTGACCGTCAGCGGCTGTCTGCTGCGGGACGATACCTACGGTAATGGCGACCACCAAGGCGGGTTGCCGGAACCGCGCGTGCGCATGCCCCGACAACTGAGTGTGGGGGAGCCGGGCGAGGTGATCACCCTCATCAACCACCCGATGGAGACCGGTCTGCGCGAGGATGAGCAGGGCGAGCCCATCCCGGAGCGAATCATCCACCGCTTCCAGGCGGAACTGGACGGGGAGCCGGTGGTGGAGGCGGAGCTGATGCGGTCACTGGCGGCCAACCCCTATATCCGCTTCTACTTCCAGGCAGAGACGGCGGGTGAGTTGCGCCTGCGCTGGGAGGAGGATACCGGTGCCAGCGCCGAGAGCCGTCAGCCGGTCTCGCCAGGCTGA
- a CDS encoding YeeE/YedE family protein — MEHTTLVNLGGLVIGLVFGIVGRRSGFCLTRGLQRCFQAGDGGKLRTFALAVVTALVGSQLLASLGVIDLGRTHYLAPEFSWLLVPLGGVLFGYGMVMANGCGARAAVLLGGGNLRSFVVLTCLGVAAFMALTGVFAGWRLALAEATGLRLALGAGLHGWLASAGLPELLARWLMVLVLAIPLLVYVFSDQGYRHRRQEWAAGILVGLLVPAGWWVTGSLGADDFDPVPVVSLTFVAPIGDGIQYLMLASGTDLSFGVTVVAGVLLGSLATALVTGSFQLEGFPSPQRMLRAMGGGALMGIGGALALGCSIGQGITGLSTLALPSLLAASGIVVGALVGLRGPARLPAL; from the coding sequence GTGGAGCACACGACCCTGGTCAATCTGGGCGGTCTGGTGATTGGGTTGGTTTTTGGCATCGTCGGCCGGCGGAGTGGTTTCTGCCTGACCCGGGGTCTGCAGCGCTGTTTTCAGGCCGGTGACGGTGGCAAGCTGCGCACCTTCGCGCTGGCCGTGGTCACGGCACTGGTGGGGTCGCAGCTTCTGGCCAGCCTGGGGGTGATCGATCTCGGCCGGACTCACTACCTGGCCCCGGAGTTCTCCTGGCTGCTGGTTCCGCTGGGGGGCGTGTTGTTCGGTTACGGGATGGTCATGGCCAACGGCTGTGGGGCCCGTGCCGCCGTGTTGCTGGGGGGTGGTAATCTGCGCTCTTTCGTGGTGCTGACCTGCCTCGGGGTGGCGGCGTTCATGGCACTTACCGGGGTGTTTGCCGGCTGGCGCCTGGCGCTGGCCGAGGCCACGGGGCTGCGCCTGGCCCTGGGTGCGGGGCTGCACGGCTGGCTGGCCAGCGCGGGGCTGCCGGAGCTGTTGGCGCGCTGGCTGATGGTGCTGGTGCTGGCGATTCCGCTGCTGGTCTATGTGTTCAGCGATCAGGGGTATCGCCACCGCCGCCAGGAGTGGGCGGCGGGCATCCTTGTGGGGCTTCTGGTGCCCGCTGGCTGGTGGGTCACCGGTTCCCTGGGCGCCGACGACTTCGACCCGGTACCGGTGGTCTCACTGACCTTCGTGGCGCCGATTGGCGACGGTATCCAATACCTCATGTTGGCGAGCGGTACCGATCTGAGCTTTGGTGTCACCGTGGTGGCGGGGGTATTGCTGGGTTCGCTGGCCACCGCGCTGGTGACCGGGAGCTTCCAACTGGAGGGCTTTCCCAGCCCCCAGCGCATGCTCCGGGCTATGGGCGGAGGGGCGCTGATGGGGATTGGCGGCGCCCTGGCCCTGGGCTGTTCCATTGGCCAGGGGATCACCGGCCTCTCCACCCTGGCGTTGCCCTCCCTGCTGGCAGCCAGCGGCATCGTGGTGGGGGCGCTGGTGGGCCTGCGCGGGCCGGCGCGCTTGCCGGCGTTGTGA
- a CDS encoding c-type cytochrome, with protein MRGVQRPGERTAHWALMTTLAALLGMALAGVPAWGADDDAVQLRHKELLASTCFACHGVEGRRGEEVPALAGESFRVLRAQLLAFREDEVPDTTVMNRIAKGYSDEEIEALARYFSNLER; from the coding sequence ATGCGCGGAGTGCAAAGACCTGGTGAACGGACGGCCCATTGGGCATTGATGACCACCCTCGCCGCCCTGTTGGGGATGGCCCTGGCGGGCGTCCCGGCCTGGGGGGCGGATGACGATGCAGTGCAGCTACGGCACAAGGAGTTGCTGGCCAGTACCTGCTTTGCCTGTCATGGCGTCGAGGGGCGTCGTGGTGAGGAGGTGCCGGCACTGGCCGGAGAATCGTTCCGGGTCCTGCGGGCGCAGTTGCTCGCCTTCCGGGAGGATGAGGTGCCGGACACCACCGTGATGAACCGGATCGCGAAGGGCTACTCGGACGAGGAGATCGAGGCGCTGGCCCGCTACTTCTCCAATCTGGAGCGTTGA
- a CDS encoding SLAC1 anion channel family protein: protein MEDTQPAGRSLEHMPIPLFATVMGTAGLTLAWRAAEQAWGWSAAISTTLTAVVVLLFLFLSAAYSLKFIRYREAVKAEFHHPVKMNFFPAISISLVLVAMLLQPHVTWLAGLLWLGGAALHITFTLVVMGIWIGQRPFQIAHINPAWFIPVVGNVLMPLAGVPLGFVELSWFFFSVGVVFWLVLMTLMFYRFIFHDPLPERLLPTLAILLAPPAVGFLAWTHLNGGEINAMGRILYYTGAFIFLLLVLRARGFGRLPFFLSWWAYSFPVAAFAIATVTMAGMVPSTFLAIAGALLVLLTTVLVIALVVMTLKAARAGKICVPE, encoded by the coding sequence ATGGAAGACACGCAGCCTGCCGGGCGTAGCCTGGAGCATATGCCGATTCCCTTGTTCGCGACGGTCATGGGGACCGCCGGGCTGACCCTGGCCTGGCGGGCGGCCGAGCAGGCTTGGGGCTGGTCCGCTGCGATCAGTACCACCCTGACCGCTGTCGTGGTCTTGCTCTTTCTTTTTCTTTCCGCGGCTTACAGCCTGAAATTCATCCGCTACCGAGAGGCGGTGAAGGCGGAGTTCCACCACCCCGTGAAGATGAACTTCTTTCCCGCCATCTCGATCAGCCTGGTGCTGGTGGCCATGTTGCTGCAGCCCCATGTGACCTGGCTGGCGGGGCTGCTCTGGCTGGGGGGGGCGGCCCTGCATATCACCTTTACCCTGGTGGTGATGGGGATCTGGATCGGCCAGCGGCCCTTTCAGATTGCCCACATCAATCCGGCCTGGTTCATACCGGTGGTGGGCAACGTGCTGATGCCGCTGGCGGGGGTGCCGTTGGGCTTCGTGGAGCTCTCCTGGTTCTTCTTCAGTGTCGGGGTGGTCTTCTGGCTGGTGTTGATGACCCTGATGTTCTACCGGTTCATCTTTCACGACCCGCTGCCGGAACGGCTCCTGCCGACCCTGGCGATCCTGCTGGCGCCGCCCGCTGTGGGCTTTCTGGCCTGGACCCACCTGAACGGCGGAGAGATCAACGCCATGGGTCGGATCCTGTACTACACCGGGGCATTCATCTTTCTGCTCCTGGTGCTTCGGGCCCGGGGCTTTGGCAGACTGCCCTTCTTCCTGTCCTGGTGGGCCTACTCCTTCCCGGTGGCCGCCTTCGCCATTGCCACCGTGACCATGGCCGGCATGGTGCCCTCCACCTTCTTGGCCATTGCCGGCGCGCTGCTGGTGCTGCTGACCACGGTGTTGGTGATCGCGCTGGTGGTGATGACGTTGAAGGCGGCGCGAGCCGGTAAGATCTGCGTGCCGGAGTAG
- a CDS encoding NAD(P)/FAD-dependent oxidoreductase, which translates to MEQPRINRRQALGLLGAAGAVTAMTGLGVPMAARAGGAGHVVVVGGGFGGATAAKFLKRFNPAVEVTLVEASEHFYTCPFSNWYLGGIKEMAYIRHGYDELREHYGVHVVHATAEDVDGDRHEVRLSTGERLRYDKLVLSPGIDFDWDGLAGYDEAAAEKAPHAWKAGEQSRLLRRQLEAMEDGGLFILRAPENPFRCPPGPYERVSLIAHYFKQHKPRSKILLLDAKDNFSKQPLFLDGWAEFYGDMIEWVGASQDGRVVAVDADRREVETEFGTRHRADVLNVVPPQKAGFIARRAGVTDASGWVPVKPQTFESTQIEDIYVVGDATIAAPMPKSGFCANAQAKVVASAIVSEFAGHAPPPAVWNNTCYSLIAPGYGISVAGVYKVIDGHIAEVPGSGGVSPREADEAFRAREAEYAVNWYEAISEDTWGTRFRG; encoded by the coding sequence ATGGAGCAGCCTCGCATCAACCGGCGACAGGCGCTGGGCCTGCTGGGCGCCGCGGGCGCCGTTACCGCCATGACCGGCCTGGGTGTGCCGATGGCCGCGCGGGCCGGCGGCGCGGGTCACGTGGTTGTGGTGGGTGGTGGTTTCGGTGGGGCCACTGCGGCCAAGTTCCTGAAACGCTTCAATCCGGCGGTGGAGGTCACCCTGGTGGAGGCCTCTGAGCACTTTTATACCTGCCCGTTCAGCAACTGGTACCTGGGCGGAATCAAGGAGATGGCCTACATCCGCCACGGCTACGACGAGTTGCGGGAGCACTACGGCGTGCATGTGGTGCACGCCACGGCCGAGGATGTGGACGGTGATCGCCACGAGGTGCGGTTGAGCACGGGCGAGCGGCTCCGCTACGACAAGCTGGTGCTCTCGCCCGGCATCGACTTCGATTGGGACGGGCTGGCCGGCTACGACGAGGCCGCGGCAGAGAAGGCCCCGCACGCCTGGAAGGCCGGCGAGCAAAGCCGGCTGCTGCGCCGTCAGTTGGAGGCCATGGAGGATGGTGGGCTGTTCATCCTGCGCGCCCCGGAGAACCCCTTCCGGTGTCCGCCCGGCCCGTATGAGCGGGTGAGTCTGATCGCCCACTACTTCAAGCAGCACAAGCCGCGGTCCAAGATCCTGTTGCTCGATGCCAAGGACAACTTCTCCAAGCAGCCGCTGTTTTTGGACGGCTGGGCGGAGTTTTACGGTGACATGATCGAGTGGGTGGGCGCCTCGCAGGACGGCCGGGTGGTGGCCGTGGACGCCGACCGTCGGGAGGTGGAGACGGAGTTCGGAACCCGCCACAGGGCCGACGTGTTGAACGTGGTGCCGCCGCAGAAGGCCGGTTTCATCGCCCGCCGGGCCGGGGTGACGGACGCCAGCGGCTGGGTACCGGTCAAGCCACAGACCTTTGAGTCGACCCAGATCGAGGACATCTACGTGGTGGGTGACGCCACCATCGCGGCACCGATGCCAAAATCGGGCTTTTGTGCCAACGCCCAGGCCAAGGTGGTGGCCTCGGCCATCGTCTCCGAGTTTGCCGGGCACGCGCCGCCCCCGGCAGTCTGGAACAACACCTGCTACAGTCTCATCGCGCCAGGTTACGGTATCTCCGTGGCCGGGGTGTACAAGGTCATCGACGGCCATATTGCCGAGGTGCCCGGGTCCGGAGGCGTCAGCCCCCGGGAGGCCGATGAGGCGTTCCGCGCCAGGGAGGCGGAGTACGCCGTTAACTGGTACGAGGCCATCAGCGAAGACACCTGGGGCACCCGCTTCCGCGGTTGA
- a CDS encoding nitrite/sulfite reductase: MYQYTDEDYALVRERVDEFRDQTRRHLAGELSEDDYRPLRLMNGLYIQRLGPMLRIAIPYGTLSVRQLRALAEVARRYDRGLGHFTTRQNLQLHHLKLEDVPEVLADLAGVEMHAIQTSGNCIRNVTSDQMAGVAPDEVDDPRPWCELIRQWANLHPEFSYLPRKFKIAVSGARHDRAAVQVHDIGLRLVSGTGHAARFEVWVGGGLGRTPVIAQRLRTDLPGEQLLPYLEAILRIYNRLGRRDNKYKARIKILVRELGLARFRDLVETEYATMEKAPLRISESRYRAVAGHFDRPPVSAPAADEQGLEAQAAEEPAFGHWLRWNTELQRQPGVRAVTVCLKGGERQPGDITSDEMDAVADLAERFGQGEIRSTHHQNLVLPDIPAGDLREVWRTLAARGLAHPVVGTVSDVICCPGWKYCNLANAESIPVALAVQAELDELDYLHDLGEVRLNISGCMNACGHHHVGHIGILGVEKRGKPWYQIQLGGSSAGEVSLGKVLGPAVPQEQVAPVVGSLMARYVALREGDERFLDTVRRVGLAPFKEVLHAAA; the protein is encoded by the coding sequence ATGTATCAATACACCGACGAGGATTACGCCCTGGTGCGGGAGCGGGTGGACGAGTTCCGCGACCAGACCCGCCGTCATCTGGCGGGCGAGCTGAGTGAGGACGACTATCGGCCGCTGCGGTTGATGAACGGCCTCTATATCCAACGGCTCGGCCCCATGCTACGCATCGCCATCCCCTATGGCACCCTTTCGGTCCGACAGTTGCGGGCCCTGGCGGAGGTGGCGCGGCGCTACGACCGGGGTCTGGGCCACTTCACCACCCGCCAGAACCTGCAGCTGCACCACCTGAAGCTGGAGGACGTGCCGGAGGTGCTGGCCGACCTGGCCGGGGTGGAGATGCACGCCATCCAGACCAGTGGCAACTGCATCCGCAACGTCACCAGCGATCAGATGGCGGGTGTCGCCCCGGACGAGGTGGACGACCCCCGGCCGTGGTGCGAACTCATCCGCCAGTGGGCGAACCTGCACCCGGAGTTCAGTTACCTGCCCCGTAAGTTCAAGATTGCGGTCAGCGGCGCCCGTCACGACCGGGCCGCCGTACAGGTGCACGACATCGGCCTGCGGCTGGTTTCCGGGACGGGGCATGCCGCCCGCTTCGAGGTCTGGGTCGGCGGCGGGCTCGGCCGGACGCCGGTGATCGCCCAACGGCTGCGTACGGACCTGCCCGGCGAGCAGTTGCTGCCCTATTTGGAGGCCATCCTCAGGATCTATAACCGGCTGGGCCGGCGTGACAACAAGTACAAAGCGCGGATCAAGATCCTGGTACGGGAGTTGGGCCTGGCCCGGTTCCGGGATCTGGTCGAGACCGAGTACGCCACCATGGAAAAGGCGCCCCTGCGGATCTCCGAATCGCGCTATCGGGCCGTGGCGGGCCACTTCGACCGGCCGCCGGTATCGGCCCCGGCGGCCGACGAGCAGGGGCTTGAGGCCCAGGCGGCGGAAGAGCCGGCCTTCGGCCATTGGCTGCGCTGGAACACCGAGTTGCAGCGTCAGCCCGGGGTACGGGCGGTCACCGTCTGCCTGAAAGGGGGTGAACGCCAGCCGGGGGATATCACCAGCGACGAAATGGATGCCGTGGCCGATCTGGCGGAGCGGTTCGGGCAGGGCGAGATTCGCAGCACCCACCACCAGAACCTGGTGCTGCCGGATATCCCGGCCGGGGACTTGCGCGAGGTCTGGCGGACCCTGGCGGCGCGTGGACTGGCCCATCCGGTGGTAGGCACGGTGTCGGATGTCATCTGCTGCCCGGGTTGGAAGTACTGCAACCTGGCCAACGCCGAATCCATCCCGGTGGCCCTGGCGGTGCAGGCGGAGCTGGATGAACTGGACTATCTCCACGATCTGGGTGAGGTGCGGCTGAATATCTCCGGCTGCATGAACGCCTGCGGCCACCACCATGTGGGCCATATCGGTATTCTGGGCGTGGAGAAGCGGGGCAAGCCCTGGTATCAGATCCAGCTCGGCGGATCATCGGCCGGTGAGGTCAGTCTGGGCAAGGTGCTCGGCCCCGCCGTGCCCCAGGAACAGGTGGCGCCGGTGGTGGGGTCGCTGATGGCGCGCTATGTCGCCCTGCGCGAGGGCGATGAACGTTTCCTCGATACCGTGCGCCGGGTCGGCCTGGCGCCCTTCAAGGAGGTGCTCCATGCTGCTGCGTGA
- a CDS encoding DUF934 domain-containing protein translates to MLLRDDGEPVTDDFVRPRSGVPADPLPPGDWLLRREDWEAAGRPWPETGRLGLELEGQDSPEGLEDVLSELALIVVRFPVATDGRGFSLLPWLRRLGYSGPVRAAGDLRVDQLSALRRTGFNSFELAAGVDLAVARDCLRRFGRHGVPA, encoded by the coding sequence ATGCTGCTGCGTGACGACGGCGAGCCCGTGACCGATGACTTTGTCCGGCCGCGGTCCGGGGTGCCCGCCGATCCCCTGCCCCCCGGGGACTGGCTGCTCCGGCGTGAGGACTGGGAGGCGGCCGGCCGTCCCTGGCCGGAGACCGGCCGCCTGGGGCTGGAGCTGGAGGGCCAAGACAGCCCCGAGGGCTTGGAAGACGTGCTGTCCGAGCTGGCCCTGATCGTGGTTCGCTTCCCGGTGGCCACCGACGGGCGGGGCTTTAGCCTGCTTCCGTGGTTGCGGCGTTTGGGCTACTCCGGCCCGGTGCGTGCGGCCGGCGATCTGCGGGTTGATCAGCTCAGCGCCCTGCGTCGCACGGGCTTTAATAGCTTCGAGCTGGCGGCGGGCGTGGACCTGGCGGTGGCTCGCGACTGTCTGCGGCGTTTCGGACGGCACGGGGTGCCGGCATGA
- a CDS encoding energy-coupling factor ABC transporter permease yields MNIPEGLLPAWVAWATLPLYLSLLLWAVLRSPWKLLQANRLQHVFFGASVIMALLWRMQAGIHPGLELHLLGITAMTLIFGWRLALVGASIALLVHTTMGFYDWATLGINGLIGVVLPVLLASRLHRLVATWLPRHFFVYVLVSAHFAAMIVIAATMTAGGLLLGLFGVYPWERIVGDYLILMPLVMLPEGFVNGTTMTMLTVFKPEWVRSFDDRDYIRGK; encoded by the coding sequence ATGAACATCCCAGAGGGCCTGCTCCCGGCGTGGGTGGCTTGGGCCACCCTGCCGCTCTATCTCAGCCTGCTCCTGTGGGCGGTCCTGCGCTCACCCTGGAAACTGCTGCAGGCCAACCGCCTGCAGCACGTGTTCTTCGGCGCCAGTGTCATCATGGCCCTGCTCTGGCGCATGCAGGCCGGCATCCATCCCGGGCTGGAACTCCACCTGCTGGGGATCACAGCCATGACCCTGATCTTTGGCTGGCGGCTCGCCCTGGTCGGCGCCTCCATTGCCCTGCTGGTGCACACCACGATGGGCTTCTACGACTGGGCGACGCTGGGCATCAACGGCCTGATCGGCGTGGTGCTGCCGGTCCTGCTGGCCAGCCGGCTGCACCGGCTGGTGGCCACCTGGCTGCCACGCCACTTCTTCGTCTATGTGCTGGTCTCGGCCCACTTCGCCGCCATGATCGTGATCGCCGCCACCATGACCGCCGGCGGCCTGCTGCTCGGTCTCTTTGGGGTATACCCCTGGGAGCGAATCGTGGGGGATTATCTTATCCTCATGCCCCTGGTCATGCTGCCCGAGGGGTTCGTCAACGGCACCACCATGACCATGCTGACGGTATTCAAGCCAGAGTGGGTGCGCAGCTTCGATGACCGGGACTATATCCGTGGTAAATGA
- a CDS encoding nucleoside recognition domain-containing protein, with amino-acid sequence MNWIFLGIVLVAFATAAWRELRFDGGAGEESPMQVLSSGVIESAGGAVELALGLVGVMTLFLGLMKVAEAGGLLTIIARLIRPLMTRLFPDVPPDHPAMGAMILNMSANALGLGNAATPFGIRAMQELDKLNPHPGTATNSMALFLAINTSSITLLPTGVIALRAAAGSEDPAGILPTTLVATICATIAAVTAAMLFRRFFPAGPPDPAARTMERPWVKEAEQQDALPEYAGQGYPLWVSLVALSGLVALIPLTVVYGRLLSPWIVPGLMVGFLLFGALRGVRIYEVFVEGAKDGFQVALRIIPYLVAILVAVGMFRASGAMEAMVGAIGGFTTRFGLPAEALPMALLRPLSGSGAYGVMASIINDPAIGPDSYVGYLVTTLQGSTETTFYVLAVYFGAVQVRRIRHTLAAALTADVVAVIAAVAVCSYLFL; translated from the coding sequence ATGAACTGGATCTTCCTGGGGATCGTTCTGGTGGCCTTTGCCACGGCCGCCTGGCGGGAACTGCGCTTCGATGGGGGGGCGGGGGAGGAGAGCCCGATGCAGGTGCTCTCCAGCGGCGTGATTGAGTCCGCCGGCGGGGCGGTGGAGTTGGCCTTGGGCCTGGTCGGCGTCATGACCTTGTTCCTGGGGCTGATGAAGGTCGCCGAAGCCGGGGGGCTGCTGACCATTATCGCGCGCCTGATCCGGCCCCTGATGACCCGGCTGTTTCCGGACGTGCCGCCGGACCACCCCGCCATGGGCGCGATGATCCTCAACATGTCGGCCAATGCGTTGGGCCTGGGGAATGCGGCCACCCCCTTCGGTATCCGGGCCATGCAGGAGCTGGACAAGCTGAATCCGCACCCCGGGACGGCGACAAACTCGATGGCGTTGTTCCTGGCCATCAACACCTCCTCCATCACCCTCTTGCCCACCGGCGTGATTGCGTTGCGGGCCGCCGCCGGGTCGGAGGACCCCGCCGGGATTCTGCCAACGACGCTCGTCGCCACCATCTGTGCCACCATTGCCGCGGTCACGGCCGCCATGCTGTTCCGACGCTTCTTCCCCGCCGGGCCGCCGGACCCGGCGGCACGCACCATGGAACGGCCCTGGGTGAAGGAGGCGGAGCAGCAGGACGCTCTGCCCGAGTACGCCGGACAGGGCTACCCCCTGTGGGTGTCGCTGGTGGCCCTGAGTGGCCTGGTGGCATTGATTCCACTCACGGTGGTCTACGGGCGGTTGCTATCGCCCTGGATCGTGCCCGGCCTGATGGTGGGCTTCCTGCTCTTCGGGGCCCTGCGTGGGGTGCGCATATACGAGGTCTTTGTGGAGGGCGCGAAGGACGGCTTTCAGGTGGCGCTGCGGATTATCCCCTACCTGGTGGCGATCCTGGTCGCGGTGGGGATGTTCCGTGCCAGTGGGGCCATGGAGGCCATGGTCGGGGCCATCGGCGGTTTCACCACGCGCTTCGGCCTCCCCGCGGAGGCCCTGCCCATGGCGCTGCTGCGGCCGCTGTCCGGCTCCGGGGCCTACGGGGTGATGGCCTCGATCATCAACGACCCGGCCATTGGGCCCGACAGCTATGTGGGGTACCTGGTCACCACCCTCCAGGGCTCCACCGAGACCACCTTCTATGTATTGGCCGTCTATTTCGGCGCGGTGCAGGTACGGCGCATCCGCCACACCCTGGCGGCAGCACTGACCGCCGATGTGGTGGCCGTGATCGCGGCGGTGGCGGTCTGCAGCTACCTCTTCCTCTGA
- a CDS encoding glutathione S-transferase family protein — MGLLVDGVWQEDWYDTERTGGRFERPETRFRDWVTADGRSGFPAEPGRYHLHVSLACPWAHRTLILRHLKGLEDVIDVSVVDPYMGEGGWHFSNYPGASEDRVNGCRYLHQVYLKARPDYTGRVTVPTLWDKVAGTIVNNESAEIVRMLNSAFDAFGRADRDFYPAALREQIDRVNAFVYDRINNGVYKAGFATRQDAYEEAVGALFAALDELEERLSRQPYLAGDRVTEADWRLFTTLVRFDPVYVGHFKCNVRRLVDYPNLWAYTRQLYQVERVAETVNLDHIKRHYFTSHPMINPTRIIPAGPAVDYSIPHDRGPVPL; from the coding sequence ATGGGCCTGTTGGTCGACGGCGTCTGGCAGGAAGACTGGTACGACACCGAACGCACCGGTGGCCGCTTCGAGCGGCCGGAGACCCGGTTTCGCGACTGGGTCACCGCTGACGGCCGCTCCGGCTTTCCGGCCGAACCGGGCCGTTACCACCTCCACGTCTCGCTGGCCTGCCCCTGGGCCCACCGGACGCTGATCCTGCGTCACCTCAAGGGGCTGGAGGACGTCATCGACGTCTCCGTGGTGGACCCCTACATGGGTGAGGGGGGCTGGCACTTCTCCAACTACCCGGGGGCCAGTGAAGACCGGGTCAACGGTTGTCGCTACCTGCACCAGGTCTATCTGAAGGCCCGGCCCGACTATACCGGCCGGGTCACGGTGCCGACCCTGTGGGACAAAGTGGCCGGCACCATCGTCAACAACGAGTCGGCTGAGATCGTCCGCATGCTCAACAGCGCCTTTGATGCCTTTGGGCGCGCCGACCGCGACTTCTATCCCGCCGCGTTGCGCGAACAGATCGACCGGGTCAATGCCTTCGTCTACGACCGGATCAATAACGGCGTCTACAAGGCCGGCTTCGCCACCCGCCAGGACGCCTACGAGGAGGCCGTCGGCGCCCTCTTCGCGGCGCTGGACGAACTGGAGGAGCGGCTGTCCCGCCAGCCCTACCTGGCGGGCGATCGGGTGACCGAGGCGGACTGGCGCCTGTTCACCACCCTGGTCCGCTTCGATCCGGTGTACGTGGGGCATTTCAAGTGCAATGTCCGCCGGTTGGTCGACTACCCCAACCTCTGGGCCTATACCCGGCAGCTCTACCAGGTGGAACGGGTGGCAGAGACTGTCAACCTGGACCATATCAAACGGCACTACTTTACCAGCCACCCCATGATCAACCCCACCCGGATCATCCCGGCAGGGCCCGCGGTGGACTACAGCATCCCCCACGACCGCGGCCCGGTCCCGCTGTAA
- a CDS encoding DUF2189 domain-containing protein gives MATTDTVGQTSSPEASSNIEIRDVTLEHPWRWLAAGTRDFAQAPFTSFAYGLAITLLSFAITLALFAAGLQHWLLPLAAGFMFVGPLLAVGFYDISRRLERGEPPTLAAAAAAWKSNPVQISLMGLTLMIFFLFWVRLATLLFAVFFGNIPTGLTGLVEATLTIQGVSFLALGGAIGGVLAFLAFSLSVVSIPLLVDRQSTFMDAITASLQAVYRNLDAMLLWAALLAAFTIAGIVTFYIGLAIVLPLLGHASWHAYRDMVAPEQPAQGSAAESETETEPNAT, from the coding sequence ATGGCTACGACCGATACCGTGGGACAGACCAGCAGTCCTGAAGCATCATCCAACATCGAGATCCGGGATGTCACCCTGGAGCATCCCTGGCGCTGGCTCGCCGCCGGCACCCGCGACTTCGCCCAGGCACCATTCACCAGCTTCGCCTACGGGCTGGCCATCACCCTGCTGAGTTTCGCCATCACGCTGGCCCTGTTCGCCGCGGGGCTACAGCACTGGCTGCTGCCACTGGCGGCGGGGTTCATGTTTGTCGGCCCACTCCTGGCGGTAGGGTTCTACGACATCAGCCGGCGCCTGGAACGTGGCGAACCGCCCACTCTGGCCGCGGCAGCCGCCGCCTGGAAGTCCAACCCGGTGCAGATCTCATTGATGGGCCTGACCCTGATGATCTTCTTCCTCTTCTGGGTCCGGCTGGCGACGCTGCTGTTTGCGGTGTTCTTCGGCAACATCCCCACCGGGCTCACCGGGCTGGTGGAAGCGACGTTGACCATTCAGGGCGTCTCCTTCCTGGCCCTGGGCGGCGCCATCGGCGGGGTCCTCGCCTTCCTGGCCTTCTCCCTGAGCGTGGTCAGCATCCCGCTACTGGTGGACCGCCAGAGCACCTTTATGGATGCGATTACCGCCAGCCTGCAGGCCGTTTACCGGAATCTGGACGCCATGCTGCTGTGGGCGGCGCTACTGGCGGCCTTCACGATCGCCGGCATCGTCACGTTCTATATCGGGCTGGCCATCGTGCTGCCGCTGCTTGGCCACGCCAGCTGGCATGCCTACCGGGATATGGTTGCCCCGGAGCAACCGGCGCAGGGTTCGGCCGCGGAGTCGGAAACGGAAACCGAACCGAACGCGACGTAG